From one Elusimicrobiota bacterium genomic stretch:
- a CDS encoding SIR2 family protein: protein MNSVLLTGAGFTYSLTGTYLAKDIKNHLITKLKVKDDAQEVLKELNMSSYEVVYQMACIDKSIKGGANLAVAMHEVYGEMEGQIVNNYWAEYQKNQNDIKHPQNKFKRFLSKCIAKNQEFYFFTTNQDRFIESSVFGIDRYPNHNYLGLIDNDIDKMKTPDIKLKKVSEIINKGNKIKSIIPYKISENFHKTPRSLNYVKLHGSYLWYDYNDTNVMVIGSEKTNAIKKWGLLKYYFDVFGNEISRPNTSLITIGYSFGDVHINEIIASAIDKHGLSLIIFNPILKDELNNKIGKNSVSKGLKAHYQDFKEVLVNDKILEMFN from the coding sequence ATGAATAGTGTATTGCTTACAGGTGCTGGATTTACTTATAGTCTTACCGGTACATATCTGGCAAAAGATATCAAAAATCATCTGATAACAAAACTTAAAGTAAAAGACGATGCTCAAGAAGTTCTAAAAGAACTTAATATGTCATCTTATGAGGTAGTCTATCAAATGGCATGCATTGATAAAAGCATTAAAGGCGGAGCAAATCTTGCAGTTGCTATGCATGAGGTCTATGGAGAAATGGAAGGGCAGATAGTAAATAACTATTGGGCAGAATATCAAAAAAATCAAAATGATATAAAACATCCTCAAAATAAATTCAAAAGATTTTTAAGTAAATGTATAGCCAAAAATCAAGAGTTTTATTTTTTTACTACTAACCAAGATCGTTTCATCGAAAGCTCAGTTTTTGGAATTGACCGATATCCCAATCATAATTATTTGGGTTTAATAGACAATGATATTGATAAAATGAAAACCCCAGATATTAAGTTAAAAAAAGTATCAGAAATCATTAATAAGGGAAATAAGATAAAATCAATTATACCTTATAAGATATCAGAAAACTTTCATAAGACCCCTCGTTCTTTAAATTATGTGAAATTACATGGTTCATATCTTTGGTATGACTATAACGATACAAATGTTATGGTTATTGGTTCAGAGAAGACAAATGCAATTAAAAAGTGGGGATTGTTGAAATATTATTTTGATGTATTTGGTAATGAAATATCAAGACCAAATACTTCTTTGATTACTATTGGATATAGCTTTGGTGATGTTCATATTAATGAGATAATAGCTAGTGCAATTGATAAACATGGGCTATCATTGATAATATTTAATCCAATTTTGAAGGATGAATTAAATAATAAAATTGGGAAGAATAGTGTAAGCAAGGGATTGAAAGCCCATTATCAAGATTTCAAGGAAGTATTAGTGAACGATAAAATATTAGAGATGTTTAATTAA